The nucleotide sequence CCGGCGATGATTGCAGCGATGCCACCTTCAAGAAATGGTTTGAAACCCATTGATGTGTTACCGGAGGAATATTTGACTATAAGGAGATTGTTTTGATTGATGAGAAATGAAATCAAAGAagatttttgtaagaaaaatatttggagAGGAGAAAATGAAGTTGGACAAGTTGGAAatggaagaagacaaaagacatGGGAAGCAAATAATGCAACGAGTTGTGTTTGTGTACTACTAGTCCTGAATTACGGGTTACCAGCTTTTGCACaaggtttcttttgttttgtcttgtcTTGATGCACCGCCTTGTCATCGTAGACAAGAATAATTGACGCTAGCTATAGGGGAATAAAGCAATACGTATCTAAAATACTCATTATGATTTTTGATGTTTAGGACGAACGGCTCGAATTtaattatatcttatataacaTTACTTGTTCAATGTAACTTTTGTACCATAAAGTGACATTAGACATATATGTTACAAGAGAGAATGAGTACTACAAGATTATATCAAGAAGCGTACGTTAGAGACTCCAACATGACATGAAACTTTAATACATAATTACTACTCTCTAATCGTTGATTACTTATTAAACACAAACGAAACTCATGTTATTGCATAGTACTTTATACATACATAACTATTAATCAAGAGGAAGAGTATTATTCAGCAACCCTTTTTACATTCTTCATCCATTGATCTATGGCTTCTTGTTCGAACCGCTAACCTCTTCAACAGTTGACGTAGGTTTTGTCTTTTCAGTATTTGGATAACCACCACTATTTCCAGGAAAAGGAAAGCTCGGAATCCATGACGgaaattcaaattttggccCTTCTGGCTCCTCTGGTTCCTCGGGCTCTTCGGGCTCCTCAGGAACCTCAGGCTCTTCAGGAATCTCTGGTTCTTCTGGAATCTCAGGCTCTTCTGGCAACGGCAACTCATGCTCTTCTGGAATCTCCGGCTCGTCAGGCTCTTTATATTCTGGAATCATTGTGACATCTTTGTGCACCAGAGAGTGACTTACTCTAGTAGCAAAACTAGGTGTAGCAAACAAGAGGGACGACGAAATAAAGACAAGGAAGAAGACGGAAGATACGAGAATAGGAAGGCGAACATTAATCATAGTGGATATTCTTGAATGAAAGACAACCTTAGAAAGAAGAGTTAAGTAATTTTGTGAGTGAAGAGAGTTTATGTTGTGGTATTGTGTAGAGAGAATGGTTTCTTAAATAATATTGAGATGAGAGAACTCTTAAATGCAGATTTCATAAGAGTCAGAAAATTGGGTGAGAAGATCTCAATGCACGATTACGAATGAGATGTTAGTCTTCAACAAACTCACCTATATTTCATTTTACGTCTTCTAAGTTCTATGTATAATCCCTTTAGTTTTTCGAACTTAATTT is from Camelina sativa cultivar DH55 chromosome 20, Cs, whole genome shotgun sequence and encodes:
- the LOC104769134 gene encoding uncharacterized protein LOC104769134, coding for MINVRLPILVSSVFFLVFISSSLLFATPSFATRVSHSLVHKDVTMIPEYKEPDEPEIPEEHELPLPEEPEIPEEPEIPEEPEVPEEPEEPEEPEEPEGPKFEFPSWIPSFPFPGNSGGYPNTEKTKPTSTVEEVSGSNKKP